A region from the Gossypium hirsutum isolate 1008001.06 chromosome A08, Gossypium_hirsutum_v2.1, whole genome shotgun sequence genome encodes:
- the LOC107926115 gene encoding transcription termination factor MTEF18, mitochondrial has protein sequence MNFFPKLIFSHFSRHFATLSKLPNNFTKIPSRYRPQAIRDAQQALMDYLHCTRYIPFVYAEHIAKNSFFSLSSLISGIKFSTTSFNRNVLRFLRYHPINEYEFFFESIGIDYEEVGGLLPSKKFFFSEDETVLEAACALSGFGFPWNKLGKLYKEEVLIFKASSKELKARLFKIKECGFSNIPVIGICLAFPYVLRGGGVNELGGEIVPLLNDLKRVFLDFDLGSHVEDNVDAWYEICRKIRVFYDLGCEKGKIGELIGRNKNLFLQYPEEVLVSKILYFSRFLVPKEDIGMLILRNPEILDSDLETPMISVMGMLKHFGLSVKKRDSIAKEYPYVLGRNKMTNLPNVMRALNLHEWLFNRIKNGNRRLLANYTLKDDEDLDKGFRDSLEKIQFSRTPVHTMEKLIFLHRVGFGENSLTMKVLAHVHGTGSELQERFDSLLGLGFEFSKLCRIVHMTPKVLNQCPKTVEQKVNFLRHEMGVSLDYLDIFPAFLCFNLEKRIKPRYRFHKWLTENGLCTRNYSIASIVATGEKSFIARLGRIHPDALNKWFENFSYKESDSSSQD, from the coding sequence ATGAATTTTTTCCCCAAGTTGatcttctctcatttttctcgCCATTTTGCTACGCTTTCCAAACTCCCAAACAACTTCACCAAAATCCCTTCCAGATATCGACCCCAAGCCATTCGAGATGCCCAACAAGCTCTCATGGATTACCTCCACTGTACCCGTTACATACCTTTCGTCTACGCCGAGCACATTGCTAAAAACTCCTTCTTTTCCCTCTCTTCTCTCATCTCTGGCATTAAATTCTCCACCACGAGCTTCAATCGAAACGTACTCAGATTCCTCAGGTACCATCCCATTAACGAGTATGAGTTTTTCTTCGAAAGTATAGGCATTGATTATGAGGAAGTTGGTGGCCTATTGCCGTCCAAGAAGTTCTTCTTTTCTGAAGATGAGACGGTTCTGGAGGCTGCTTGTGCGCTTTCTGGATTTGGGTTTCCTTGGAACAAATTGGGTAAGCTTTATAAAGAGGAAGTCTTGATTTTTAAGGCAAGTTCTAAGGAATTAAAAGCTAGGCTTTTTAAGATTAAGGAATGTGGGTTTAGTAATATTCCTGTTATTGGTATTTGTTTGGCTTTTCCTTACGTGTTGCGTGGTGGTGGGGTGAATGAATTGGGTGGTGAAATTGTTCCTTTGTTGAATGATTTGAAAAGGGTCtttttggattttgatttggggAGTCATGTTGAAGATAATGTTGATGCTTGGTATGAAATTTGtaggaaaattagggttttttatgATTTGGGTTGTGAGAAAGGGAAAATAGGTGAGCTGATTGGTAGAAATAAGAACCTTTTTCTTCAGTATCCAGAAGAGGTTCTGGTTAGTAAGATCTTATACTTTTCTCGGTTTTTGGTTCCGAAGGAAGATATCGGTATGTTGATCCTTCGAAATCCCGAGATATTGGATTCCGATTTGGAAACACCAATGATTTCCGTGATGGGAATGTTGAAACATTTTGGATTGAGTGTTAAGAAAAGGGATTCCATTGCTAAAGAGTACCCTTATGTGTTAGGTAGGAATAAAATGACAAATTTGCCTAATGTAATGAGAGCTTTGAATCTACACGAGTGGTTGTTCAATAGGATTAAGAATGGAAATCGTCGGTTGCTTGCTAATTACACCCTTAAAGATGACGAAGACTTGGATAAAGGTTTTCGAGATAGTTTGGAGAAAATTCAGTTTTCAAGAACCCCTGTCCATACAATGGAAAAGTTAATCTTTTTACATAGGGTTGGGTTTGGAGAGAATTCTTTAACCATGAAGGTCTTAGCTCATGTCCATGGAACTGGTAGTGAGTTGCAAGAAAGATTCGATAGTCTTCTTGGTTTGGGGTTTGAGTTCTCGAAACTTTGTAGGATAGTACATATGACACCGAAGGTGTTAAACCAGTGCCCCAAAACGGTGGAGCAGAAGGTGAATTTCCTTCGCCATGAAATGGGTGTTTCTTTGGACTACCTTGATATATTCCCAGCATTTCTTTGTTTCAACTTAGAGAAACGGATTAAGCCAAGGTATAGGTTCCACAAGTGGCTTACAGAGAACGGTTTGTGTACTCGAAACTACTCCATTGCAAGCATAGTTGCAACCGGTGAAAAGAGTTTCATTGCTCGACTTGGTCGAATTCATCCTGATGCTCTGAACAAATGGTTCGAGAATTTTTCCTACAAGGAATCCGATAGTAGTAGCCAAGACTAA